One Pristiophorus japonicus isolate sPriJap1 chromosome 19, sPriJap1.hap1, whole genome shotgun sequence genomic window carries:
- the LOC139230454 gene encoding probable G-protein coupled receptor 139, whose product MERPIIIQIENIYYPILAIVGLPANLVAIIILSRGKCGLSKCIIRYLVAMAAADLMVLIFEVILYEIKDSYFPYSFLNYTPICSLNLALLFVSIDCSVWLTVAFTFDRCVAVCYQTLRTKYCTEKTVAVVIAVVCSLSILENIPIYFVYEPREIIDNVPWSCYVKSSFYTLPIWVAFLWLETILTPFAPFVLIMLLNALTIRHIVLANRVRTGLRGNIKVQNHSDPEMENRRKSIILLLAISGSFILLWMVIFIVFICVQFTSTQFLEVDYSDSFTIAELSGYMLRCLSSCTNTFIYAVSQSKFREQLKNVIKRPLALIANLLK is encoded by the exons ATGGAAAGGCCGATAATCATACAGATAGAAAACATTTACTATCCGATTCTTGCaatagttggtcttcctg CTAATTTGGTGGCAATCATCATTCTCTcccgtggaaagtgcggtctctccaaatgcatcatccgttacctggtggccatggcagcggctgaTCTAATGGTCCTAATATTTGAAGTGATTCTGTATGAGATTAAAGATTCTTATTTTCCATATTCATTCCTGAACTATACTCCAATTTGTAGTCTCAATCTCGCCTTACTTTTTGTTTCCATTGATTGCTCTGTCTGGCTAACGGTGGCTTTCACATTTGATCGATGTGTCGCTGTTTGTTACCAAACGTTGCGAACAAAATATTGCACTGAAAAAACTGTGGCTGTGGTGATAGCAGTGGTGTGTTCATTAAGCATATTAGAAAATATTCCAATCTACTTTGTATATGAACCACGGGAAATAATTGACAATGTACCATGGTCCTGCTATGTAAAATCAAGTTTCTACACCTTACCCATATGGGTAGCATTTTTGTGGTTGGAAACCATTTTAACCCCATTTGCTCCATTTGTGTTGATCATGCTGCTGAATGCCCTGACCATCAGGCACATTGTATTGGCCAATAGAGTGAGGACAGGACTCCGAGGAAACATCAAGGTTCAGAATCACAGTGATCCAgaaatggagaaccgaaggaaatcgatcATTTTACTGCTCGCTATATCTGGCAGTTTTATATTGTTATGGATGGTAATTTTTATAGTTTTCATATGTGTGCAATTTACAAGTACTCAATTTTTAGAAGTAGATTACAGTGACTCTTTCACCATTGCAGAACTATCTGGATACATGCTGAGGTGTTTGAGTTCTTGCACTAACACGTTTATTTATGCAGTGTCCCAGAGCAAATTCAGAGAGCAATTGAAGAATGTGATTAAGCGTCCCCTGGCTCTCATTGCTAATTTACTGAAATGA